ATGGCTTGTATTCCCCATTGCCAATATAATTTAGTTTAAGCATCCATGGACATGTTGCAGAGTTGGCAAGCCGTTTTCAGACAGAGGTGCGACTGGTCATCCATCATTTGGCTACTTTACTGCCAAAAGCACACCAGACAATTTTGCAGGAATACTGTGGTACAATATTGTTGGGCCTTTTGGTTTTTAACCATTTGCTAGACAATGCATGAATTAATTCCATGCCGCCTGTTGCTTGAATTGTGTGCTTTTGGCAGAGCAATGCTATGTAAAGTTTAGGGGGTATATTTGTTTACCCTTGAATTTACAATGGTTGTGGGCGCACACAGAGAGACCCTTCCCATAGGTTACGCTCCACTAGACATAGTGTGGTTTTAAATAATGTAGTGTATAGAACGTTGCTAAGgaatccagactctgttgttccgttacttattttttttatttttctcacaacagattccttgccactgggaactcgtttgcatccctgcatttcgagtttctattaggaacctccacgatctcgagaattgttcgacacacttgccaggtcatctggcagcagctcagagagacggtgatgccgcaacccaaggtggacgattggcttcggatcgctgagggctttcaaaattcagcgcagttcccaaactgcatcggggcaatggatggcaagcacatccgtgtgaagaagccgccacactcagggagccgtttcttcaattataaacagtttttctcggtagtgctgatggctgttgctgacagtaactaccggtttataatggtagatattgggtcctatggaagcactgcggatgctcgcatctttagtgcttctagaatgggtgagcggcttcttgccaaccagcttgccctgcccgagtccagaacactgcccggatatgcccgtccgccggctccatttgtcatcgtggcggatgaagggtttgcattgactccacatgttatgcggcccttcccaaagcgtggtttggatgtcaggaggcgtatcttcaactaccggttgactcgtgcccgtcggtatgtggagtgcgctttcgggatactctctagcaagtggagggtgttcttgtcatccatacagatggatccggagaatgctaccctggtgattcaagcttgtgttgttctgcacaacttcaccaggattcacgaggcttcctcttctgtagacttggaagatcttccaacgtcttcagatttgggcttggaaaggaccctgcatagacgaccagggactgcaggcattgcagttcgtgaactctttgcagactactttcacagccctgaggggtccttgccatggcagagggacgctattcgtggcagtttttgaaatcttctgggctcgttagttttttgttattttctagatagattacttgaatttattgtattagttgagtgtagggactcgcaaggtaatgaggacccttgacgtgggcttgcgggctgagattttgtgGACATCGCATATTTTATTTAATCTACACATTTAATTTTAATGATGCTTTGGTCTAAATTTATTTAGACTATTTCATCATTAAACTTCGAGAATTTGGTCCATaaaattttctaatacctcatgttgaaagttaataaatttaaagGTGCGGTGCATCTTAATAAAGTGTTGCATGTGtagatactgtgtgtgtgtttttgggCATGATACACCAAATGATAATGTTAATGGTTTGTGGAATGTTAGAAAATAAAACCAGacacatttttagtgcacaaattaacttttttcaaaaatattctgCACCAAAACAGGTTAGAATCAATATTTTAGACAAATGAACACAACCAAACAAATTGAAACAGAaaacccaccccccaaaaaagaaaatcataattcAAAGAGGTCCTGGGTGAAAGACCCTGCCGGAAAGGAGGACCGTGGCCTTCCTTGAGCCTGCTGTTGTGGGACAGTGGGCAAATTGCCCTGGAAAATGGGCTGTGATGCCCCTTGGAAATGGCCATGGGGTGGCCCGTACTGGGGTTGTGGGGCAAAAGAAGGCGCCTGAGAAGGATGCCTTTCCCGTCCAAATTGGCCGGCCTCTTGGGGTTGCCCCTCTTTTTCTAGATCCAccatccatctgtttaattggcCCAGGATGTCCCCATGATTTGGGATGGCGAACATCTTCATGACCACCGCTATAGAAGCCACGCATGCGTTGTGGTCCGGTTCCGGCACTTTTTTCATAAGGGGCGCCAATCCGCGAAGCATCTTCTCCTCCACTCCGTCACTCCGCCTCTGTGCCAGAAAATCAATGACGCGTGCGTCAATAACCtcccgactctctggcacagaggtggagggagggacttggcgggGGCGTCTTCGGTGCGGCTGCCTGACACGGGGTGGACTGGGCTGTTGGTGCTGGCCCTGTGACGACAGCTCCGGCTCCTCTGCTGGCGTCGGTTCCGGACTATTTGCAGGGGAGAAAACAGCTGGGGTTTCACTTCCATCTGTCGACGACTCCACAGAgggttccagactgtccacagtactgtttttcaaagacatgtaaaaactCAATTAGATATCTCTTTTTAAATTTAACagaaaataaacagtgatattAGGTGTCATCAGCTGTATACAGACACTATACATATGGAGTGGCTCGAAACAACATAATGTAAGAGAATATGCAATAAACACATGCATCTATGTGAACAGTGCAATTCCAAAAGTATTTACAATATATAGGGCAAGATGGGTCACAACTGGTAAAGCGCAAATGGTAATGTAATGGTAAAACATGGTTTGATGGTTGAAGCAGTCCAGCGAAAGAAGAGGAATATTCATTCCAGGCACCAAACCAGTGCGGATATTGACGCCATCTCACCAGTATGTGGCCTGCTTCAACCATACCAACATACAAGAGGTAGGGTCTAACTGGTCGAACTTATTTTCCAGCCAAATAAAAACATGTACtgggccacaaatgtgcatgatgAGAGCAGTCATTCAGAGACGGGTGGTCAAGCCTAGAAGGAACATCATTGGATTCTGGGTTTATTTTCATTGAACACAAACAAACCAAGGAATCAATGTTGGTCCTGGTGCCATACATTGAAAGCAATGTGAATGACGTGGCCAATACCAAATGGTGATCAAATTCCGAcatgtcagtaaaaaaaaggaatctatatgggaactataaaagcaCCCGCTAATGTCAAAACTGATATACTAATCTGGCCTTGCATTAAAATGGGAGACATGCACCTTTTGAGGTATAAATGACCTATCCCTATGCAAAGTTCCAAAGATTATTGTGGTAGAAGACCAACAGGAGGCAAACACGCAGAACATCTGTATGATGAGATAATGCGTGCGGAGCGCACGTGGCCTGTCGTTTGTGAAATCCTTTCATTATTAAAAACATCTATGTTCTGGGACCTGCCCAAAATTGATGCAGCAGGAACCAAACAGAGAGGGGGGGTGCTATATGCGCActacacgtgtcgtctcatcatacagctcagcAGCGGGTTTGAATGGGGGCAACCTTTCACATCAAGTGATGGACACAACCAACCACAGGCATGTGCAAACTGATGCCCACCATCTGATGCACAacgacaactccaagcaggactggttaACTTACAGGTATTCAGGAATGCTTGGCGtgtgccttcaaaaaatgtgggaTTGTGACATTTTGTACATGGCTGCCCCACAGAAAGTAGATGCCTTCAATAGTACAACAGAAATGAAGCCATTACTTTCGTGTACACATTAGCTAAGGCATACACTATTGAAAGATTAATAAGCACAATGAGAAATGGATCAACAAATCCGAATttacttacggcctcaagtccATAACGGGTCGGAGAAACTGCAACTGGGCAGTATATATGTAAGGCCTCTTCCGGGAGGGACCCTCTCCACTACGGCCCTTGCTGGAGACCTCTCGCCGAAACTGGTCCCGGCAACTGGCCCAGCGAGTCTTGGTTTGTTTTACTGTTCATAATGAagccaaaaacaaaaataaaaatcacaaaggATCCAAAGAAACcagcataaaatgacatttttaaaaaagggtaaaaatgggGAATAACAAGGTACCAAAAAAAAAGGACCAAataaacagcacatggtacagtccagcaggtgtctggatactaatgcagacggacaagatggaggagactaGTCGTGTAAGCCTTGTGGCCCTAACTTTAAAAATTAAAGTGTCGGTCACAACTCTAAGATGCTCAAATACAAGGACATGTGTCTGTGACAAAAAGGGCACAAACATGTGATTAGAAACCTGTGAACTGTATGCCGGAGCAAAGGGAGTGACAGCCATTTACACTTAGAAATGGTGTTGTATGGAATGGAATAGACGTCACTTTAACAAAGCATGTGCGGCCCTTTATGGCAAATGAAGCTGAACTGcacaaaaaacactattggaaACTCAGGGTTAAAATCAAAATCTGGTTGCTATACAGTGGGCAcgcacagcacaactacattgctctcACTTACCTAAGTCCGCACGGCCTCTGCTATCAGCTTTGGCCCAATCATTCTTTCGGAGGCTACgggccacctgctcccacgcagcaTCCTTTCTGGTCCGATCCAGATATATATTGCTGCGCGTGTCCCAAATTTctggcctctcctggaccagggtgATAAGCTTCTCCACATTCCACCTCGGCATTTTCTTGTCAGTGAAAAAttaatggctgcctcaccacacagagaagcttccagacacaggtggctatAAATTAGCATAATCTGTGACCCTAAACttcctgtacattttttttttcaaattttattgccacaacttttgccagacagagtgcccatggcaaatgaaataaataaaacgggcgcggacgcggacgcggacgcgGGTGTCAAACGGGTGTGTTTttaacggccccattgacttcaatggggccgcgatccgttagccgtgaaaaaaataggacaggttatatttttttcacggcctcgaaacacgggtcacgggcgcggtgtaaaaacggtgcacaagccgagttttcaacggccccattgaaagtcaatggagccgcagaaaaaaacggctaacggcacaacggccacgggtgcacacaacggtcgtgtgcatgaggcctatgcctGAGTTGTATATATAACTCAAGAGGCAAGATGTTACACACAAGGGTTAAATACAAAATTTGGAGTATTTCCGGTTGATGACACATGCCGGGTTTTGATTCCAAATTCTCCACCATATAAAAGAGCCGTCTGGGGGGGAGGTCTGatagccactgaagaaggggacactcc
This is a stretch of genomic DNA from Bufo gargarizans isolate SCDJY-AF-19 chromosome 3, ASM1485885v1, whole genome shotgun sequence. It encodes these proteins:
- the LOC122931443 gene encoding uncharacterized protein LOC122931443, coding for MPRWNVEKLITLVQERPEIWDTRSNIYLDRTRKDAAWEQVARSLRKNDWAKADSRGRADLVKQTKTRWASCRDQFRREVSSKGRSGEGPSRKRPYIYTAQLQFLRPVMDLRPTVDSLEPSVESSTDGSETPAVFSPANSPEPTPAEEPELSSQGQHQQPSPPRVRQPHRRRPRQVPPSTSVPESREVIDARVIDFLAQRRSDGVEEKMLRGLAPLMKKVPEPDHNACVASIAVVMKMFAIPNHGDILGQLNRWMVDLEKEGQPQEAGQFGRERHPSQAPSFAPQPQYGPPHGHFQGASQPIFQGNLPTVPQQQAQGRPRSSFPAGSFTQDLFEL